The Geobacter sp. AOG2 genome includes a window with the following:
- a CDS encoding DUF2905 domain-containing protein, producing MNGMGRPLVIMGLILVTAGLLLSISPRLPWLGRLPGDIFIKREHFSFYFPLATCILISAILSLILWLIRR from the coding sequence GTGAACGGGATGGGACGCCCTCTGGTCATCATGGGACTTATCCTGGTGACGGCGGGTCTTCTACTGTCCATTTCCCCGCGTTTGCCGTGGCTGGGGAGACTTCCTGGAGATATCTTCATCAAACGGGAACATTTCAGCTTTTATTTTCCCCTCGCCACCTGCATCCTGATTTCAGCCATCCTATCCCTCATCCTCTGGCTCATCAGGAGATAA
- the hprK gene encoding HPr(Ser) kinase/phosphatase, with protein MDGISLSIQEILNDSEYGLGLKLLAGQRGMGNRIASPRIQKPGLALSGYTEHLHPERIQVLGNTEISYLNQIDDRLAEESIKTLCVFPISCFIITKGLLPPQCLLDMAENADIPVLGTPHQSSTFISLITKFLEERLLPTTHLHGVLVDVLGVGILLTGKSGIGKSECALDLVIRGHRLVADDMVFIKKKVPAALVGQAEEAIQHLMEIRGLGIINVKDLYGVSSIREKKIIDMVLELVEWDPDQEYDRLGLDDRRETILGVEIPHICIPVRPGRNLGSIIEVAARNFLLKGMGYHSARDFQERLMSRIGARPLGNEVE; from the coding sequence TTGGACGGAATCAGCCTTTCCATACAGGAAATTCTGAACGACAGTGAGTACGGCCTGGGGCTGAAGCTGCTGGCCGGTCAGCGGGGGATGGGTAACCGGATAGCCAGCCCGCGTATCCAGAAACCGGGCCTTGCCCTGAGCGGTTACACCGAGCACCTGCATCCCGAACGGATTCAGGTGCTCGGCAACACCGAAATTTCCTATCTCAACCAGATCGACGACCGTCTGGCCGAGGAAAGCATCAAGACGCTGTGCGTGTTTCCGATCTCCTGTTTCATCATCACCAAGGGGCTGCTGCCGCCGCAGTGTCTGCTGGACATGGCGGAGAACGCCGACATCCCGGTTCTCGGCACCCCTCACCAGTCCTCGACCTTCATCTCGCTGATCACCAAATTCCTTGAGGAACGCCTGCTGCCCACCACCCACCTTCACGGCGTGCTGGTGGACGTGCTGGGGGTCGGTATCCTGCTGACCGGCAAAAGCGGCATCGGTAAAAGCGAGTGCGCCCTCGATCTGGTCATCCGCGGGCATCGTCTGGTGGCCGACGATATGGTCTTTATCAAGAAAAAGGTGCCGGCGGCGCTCGTCGGCCAGGCCGAAGAGGCCATCCAGCACCTGATGGAGATTCGCGGCCTGGGCATCATAAACGTCAAAGACCTCTACGGCGTCTCGTCCATCCGGGAAAAGAAGATCATCGACATGGTGCTGGAGCTGGTCGAATGGGACCCCGACCAGGAATACGACCGCCTCGGCCTCGATGACCGCCGGGAAACGATCCTGGGGGTCGAGATCCCCCATATCTGCATTCCGGTCAGGCCGGGACGCAACCTGGGATCGATCATCGAGGTCGCCGCACGCAACTTTCTGCTCAAAGGGATGGGGTATCATTCCGCGCGGGACTTTCAGGAACGGCTCATGTCGCGGATCGGGGCTCGCCCCCTGGGCAACGAGGTGGAGTAG
- a CDS encoding epoxyqueuosine reductase QueH — protein MNVLLHTCCGPCALYPLHRLRAVGHSVTGFFFNHNIHPYQEYARRLEAAQQMAENEALALMVRDDYDLEGFLVNVAADPAKRCGYCYASRLKAAASAAAEHAFEAFTTSLLYSRYQRHEEIRLLGEQAGQEFGVAFLYEDFRSGWQEGIRLSKEAGLYRQQYCGCIYSEKDRYAPREKKP, from the coding sequence ATGAATGTTCTCCTCCACACCTGTTGCGGGCCGTGTGCCCTCTATCCTTTACACAGACTGCGGGCCGTCGGCCATAGCGTCACCGGCTTTTTCTTCAACCACAACATCCACCCGTATCAGGAGTATGCCCGCCGGTTGGAAGCTGCGCAACAGATGGCCGAAAACGAGGCACTGGCTCTCATGGTGCGGGACGACTATGATTTGGAGGGCTTTCTGGTCAACGTCGCAGCAGACCCTGCCAAGCGGTGCGGCTACTGCTATGCCTCGCGCCTGAAGGCCGCCGCGTCTGCCGCTGCCGAGCACGCTTTTGAAGCATTTACCACATCGTTACTCTACAGCCGTTACCAACGACACGAGGAGATCAGGCTACTTGGAGAGCAAGCAGGCCAGGAGTTTGGCGTGGCCTTCCTGTATGAAGATTTCCGTAGCGGCTGGCAGGAAGGGATCAGGCTTTCGAAAGAGGCGGGGCTTTACCGTCAACAATACTGCGGCTGCATCTACAGCGAAAAGGATAGGTATGCCCCCCGGGAGAAAAAGCCGTGA
- the rpoN gene encoding RNA polymerase factor sigma-54 has translation MAMEMRQQLKMTQQLVMTPQLQQAIKLLQLTRLELQDVVRLELEENPLLEESIEVEEARDPEPLEIDEKESIPEQGGDDFREVETGEDTLRDWDSYLDGYNYSSGEQYSGDEERPSFESMLTRKGTLIDHLLWQLHMGPFSDAEVVIGEEIIGNIDENGYLRAAVEEIAQACNCDGEQVAPVLERIKEFDPTGVGARDLQECLLIQARFLGMQGSVVERLLLNHLNDLETRKYKQIARDLGVDINQVLMASKIIAGFDPRPGRIYGSEDVQYISADIFVYKVGEEYVVMLNDEGLPNLRLSPYYTEVKGNANVDSRAEEYINEKVRSAMWLIKSIQQRQRTIYKVAKSIIRFQREFLDRGIECLRPLVLRDVADDIGMHESTISRVTTNKYMQTPQGLFELKYFFNSGLSTSEGDFVASESVKNRIKEIIDKEDPRKPLSDQKIAELLSGQTVNIARRTVTKYREILRIGSSSERKRHF, from the coding sequence ATGGCAATGGAGATGCGCCAACAACTGAAGATGACCCAGCAACTGGTGATGACGCCCCAGTTGCAGCAGGCCATCAAGCTGCTCCAATTGACCCGCCTGGAGCTTCAGGATGTCGTGCGTCTGGAGTTGGAGGAAAATCCGCTCCTGGAAGAAAGCATCGAGGTTGAAGAGGCCCGCGACCCCGAGCCCCTGGAGATCGACGAGAAGGAAAGTATCCCGGAGCAGGGCGGCGACGACTTCCGCGAGGTGGAAACCGGCGAGGACACCCTGCGGGACTGGGACAGCTATCTGGACGGCTACAATTACAGCTCCGGCGAACAGTACAGCGGCGACGAGGAGCGGCCTTCCTTCGAGAGCATGCTGACCCGCAAGGGAACCCTGATCGACCATCTGCTGTGGCAGCTTCATATGGGGCCTTTTTCGGATGCCGAGGTCGTGATCGGCGAGGAGATCATCGGCAACATCGATGAGAACGGCTACCTGCGCGCCGCGGTGGAGGAGATCGCCCAGGCCTGCAACTGCGATGGCGAGCAGGTGGCGCCGGTCCTGGAGCGCATCAAGGAGTTCGACCCCACCGGTGTCGGCGCCCGCGACCTGCAGGAGTGCCTTCTGATCCAGGCCCGCTTTCTCGGGATGCAGGGAAGCGTGGTGGAACGGTTGCTGCTCAACCACCTGAACGATCTGGAAACCCGCAAGTATAAACAGATCGCCCGGGACCTGGGGGTCGATATCAACCAGGTTCTGATGGCGTCCAAGATCATTGCCGGCTTCGACCCGCGTCCCGGCAGGATTTACGGTTCCGAGGACGTGCAGTACATCTCGGCCGATATCTTCGTCTACAAGGTGGGCGAGGAATATGTGGTCATGCTGAACGACGAGGGGTTGCCCAATCTCCGGCTGAGCCCGTATTACACCGAGGTCAAGGGCAATGCCAACGTCGATTCCCGGGCCGAAGAGTATATCAACGAGAAAGTCCGCTCGGCCATGTGGCTGATCAAGAGCATCCAGCAGCGTCAACGCACCATCTACAAGGTCGCCAAGAGCATCATCAGGTTTCAGCGCGAGTTCCTCGACCGGGGCATCGAATGCCTGCGCCCTCTGGTGCTGCGGGATGTGGCGGACGACATCGGCATGCATGAATCCACGATCAGCCGGGTCACGACCAACAAGTACATGCAGACCCCCCAGGGGCTCTTCGAGTTGAAATATTTCTTCAACAGCGGGCTTTCCACCAGCGAGGGCGATTTCGTCGCTTCGGAAAGCGTCAAGAACCGCATCAAGGAGATTATAGACAAGGAGGACCCGCGCAAGCCGCTCTCGGATCAGAAGATCGCCGAGTTGCTTTCCGGGCAGACCGTCAATATCGCCCGGCGCACGGTCACCAAGTACCGGGAGATTTTGAGGATCGGTTCCTCGTCGGAACGCAAGCGGCATTTCTGA
- a CDS encoding PTS sugar transporter subunit IIA — MTGLVLVTHAGLAGALLRSAEMISGPIDACETVEVAAEERSEQIMAKVVAAVEKVSAEGALIMTDLFGGTPSNMAMPFLKDGAVEVLTGVNLPMIIEFCSKRDRMGVPELAAELQQCGREGIIIAGEFLKR; from the coding sequence ATGACAGGATTGGTTCTTGTAACACATGCGGGGTTGGCAGGGGCGCTGCTGCGTTCGGCAGAGATGATCTCCGGCCCGATCGACGCCTGCGAAACAGTGGAGGTCGCGGCTGAAGAGCGTTCCGAGCAGATCATGGCCAAGGTGGTCGCCGCCGTGGAAAAGGTAAGCGCCGAAGGCGCTCTCATCATGACCGATCTGTTTGGCGGGACGCCCTCCAACATGGCCATGCCGTTTTTGAAAGACGGCGCCGTGGAGGTGCTGACCGGCGTCAACCTGCCCATGATCATCGAATTCTGTTCGAAACGCGACAGGATGGGCGTTCCCGAGCTGGCCGCCGAACTTCAGCAGTGCGGTCGCGAAGGGATCATTATCGCCGGAGAGTTTCTGAAAAGGTAA
- the lptA gene encoding lipopolysaccharide transport periplasmic protein LptA has protein sequence MKVMKKKLLLVIITFASLALPLSVAFAAAHKDRSSLPIAIKSNELAADNKGKTAIFTGKVVAKQGDITIYADRLTINYGDKKNDVEKIEADGNVRIVQENRIGTAAHAVYESKQGRITLTGNPKITQGTDSMSGNTITYFIDDDRSEVSSGAGRPVEVLIHPSVKKGNAGTR, from the coding sequence ATGAAGGTAATGAAAAAAAAATTATTGTTGGTTATAATTACTTTCGCTAGCCTGGCGCTCCCGTTGTCCGTGGCTTTCGCCGCCGCCCACAAGGATCGTTCGAGCCTGCCCATTGCCATCAAATCCAATGAACTGGCCGCCGACAACAAAGGTAAGACCGCTATCTTTACCGGAAAGGTAGTTGCAAAACAGGGGGATATCACCATTTATGCCGATCGCCTCACCATCAATTACGGCGACAAGAAGAACGACGTCGAAAAGATCGAGGCAGACGGCAATGTACGCATAGTGCAGGAGAACCGCATCGGAACCGCCGCGCACGCGGTCTACGAAAGCAAGCAGGGGCGCATTACCCTGACCGGCAATCCAAAGATCACGCAGGGAACCGACTCCATGTCAGGCAATACCATAACGTATTTCATCGATGATGACCGCAGCGAGGTTTCCAGTGGAGCCGGTCGCCCGGTTGAGGTGCTCATTCATCCGTCGGTAAAAAAAGGCAATGCCGGCACACGCTGA
- the ptsP gene encoding phosphoenolpyruvate--protein phosphotransferase, whose product MRLFSGIAASPGIAVGRLRVVDRRNLTIDAYPIEHDYIEPEIGRLRTAIDQTRAELEAIRARLAEDTGSDHLFFIETHLLIMSDDRLFTESAAIIEGSRINAEGALHRTLHKYRELFAGIEDAYLRERINDVEAVVERILRTMTGQVHTPISAEQGHTIVVARDLTPADILQMDKTRIIGMVTEGGGRTAHAAILARSFRMPAVAGIDGIADPAYDNAPAIVDGTSGNLIVHPDQDTFQRYLKLKQRYEYDEQALLRSAALPSLTLDGHRLELRGNVEVPEEGQFVLSHGGEGAGLYRTEMLFMNRREMPEEDEQYRVYSAMQQAVVPHPLTIRTLDAGSDKLLADIPFSVGQNPAMGMRAIRLTLAMPDEFKKQLRAILRVSANGPTRIMFPMISGLEELRRARALLDEAKKELSEAGIAFDKAIRVGIMVELPSAVTIADLLAKEADFFSVGTNDLIQYSLGIDRSNEHLAPLYQPLHPAVLRSLRQVVEAAHQAGIPACMCGEMAGDPFFLPILLGLGFDELSMNASSIPRVKRMVRSCSRERAAGIAEACFAFATAGEVEAFLKKQIDIHFSTGRS is encoded by the coding sequence ATGCGCCTGTTTTCAGGCATTGCAGCCTCACCGGGCATTGCGGTCGGCAGGTTGCGGGTCGTTGACCGCCGGAACCTGACCATAGACGCCTATCCCATCGAGCACGACTACATAGAACCCGAGATCGGGCGGTTACGGACCGCCATCGACCAGACCCGCGCCGAGCTTGAAGCCATCAGGGCGCGGCTTGCGGAAGACACCGGCTCGGATCACCTCTTTTTCATCGAAACCCACCTGCTGATCATGTCCGACGACCGCCTGTTCACCGAATCGGCGGCAATCATCGAAGGCTCGCGTATCAACGCCGAAGGCGCCCTGCACCGGACCCTCCACAAATACCGGGAATTATTCGCCGGCATCGAGGATGCCTACCTGAGAGAGCGTATCAACGACGTCGAGGCGGTCGTCGAGCGGATCCTGCGCACCATGACCGGACAGGTTCACACGCCGATCTCGGCCGAGCAGGGGCACACCATCGTCGTTGCCCGCGACCTCACCCCCGCCGATATTCTGCAGATGGACAAGACGCGTATCATCGGCATGGTGACGGAGGGGGGCGGCCGGACCGCCCATGCGGCAATTCTCGCCCGTTCCTTCCGGATGCCTGCCGTGGCGGGCATCGACGGCATTGCCGATCCGGCCTATGACAATGCCCCGGCCATTGTCGACGGCACGAGCGGGAATCTGATCGTGCACCCCGACCAGGACACCTTTCAGCGTTACCTCAAGCTGAAGCAGCGTTACGAGTACGACGAGCAGGCGCTGCTCAGGAGCGCCGCGTTGCCCTCCCTGACGCTCGACGGCCATCGTCTCGAACTCAGGGGGAACGTGGAGGTGCCGGAAGAGGGGCAATTCGTGCTCAGTCATGGAGGGGAGGGGGCCGGGCTGTACCGCACCGAAATGCTCTTCATGAACCGGCGCGAGATGCCTGAAGAGGACGAGCAGTACCGGGTCTACAGCGCCATGCAGCAGGCTGTTGTCCCCCATCCGCTCACCATCAGGACCCTGGATGCCGGCAGCGACAAACTGCTGGCCGATATTCCGTTCAGCGTGGGGCAGAACCCCGCCATGGGGATGCGCGCCATCAGGCTGACGCTGGCCATGCCCGACGAGTTCAAAAAACAGTTGCGCGCCATCCTGCGGGTAAGCGCCAACGGTCCCACCCGCATCATGTTCCCCATGATATCGGGGCTGGAGGAATTACGCCGCGCCCGGGCTTTGCTGGACGAGGCCAAAAAAGAACTCTCGGAAGCCGGGATCGCCTTCGACAAGGCAATCCGGGTCGGTATCATGGTCGAGTTGCCCTCGGCCGTGACCATAGCCGACCTCCTGGCAAAGGAAGCTGATTTCTTCAGTGTCGGCACCAATGACCTGATCCAGTATTCGCTCGGCATCGACCGCTCCAACGAACATCTGGCGCCCCTGTACCAGCCGCTGCACCCGGCCGTGCTCCGTTCGCTGCGGCAGGTGGTCGAGGCGGCCCACCAGGCGGGCATACCGGCCTGCATGTGCGGGGAGATGGCGGGGGACCCGTTCTTCCTGCCGATCCTTCTCGGGCTCGGTTTCGACGAGCTTTCCATGAACGCCTCTTCAATCCCGCGGGTCAAACGGATGGTGCGCAGTTGCAGCAGGGAGCGCGCCGCCGGGATTGCGGAGGCCTGTTTTGCCTTTGCCACCGCCGGCGAGGTCGAAGCGTTCCTGAAAAAACAGATAGACATCCACTTTTCGACAGGTCGCAGCTGA
- the hpf gene encoding ribosome hibernation-promoting factor, HPF/YfiA family, which produces MQVTTTFRHMEQSDALKSYAEEKLERVTKYIDEPITAQVFFTVEKKIRHIVEIVINAKGVSTKASEATNDMYAAVDAVIDKMERQLKRYKEKIKDHKPNGDERGRQVTKKVFQAESIEGAGEPVVIKAKTETAKPMSVEEAVMQMDLLHKDFIVFTDSNSSEISVLYRRKDGNFGLIEPQQA; this is translated from the coding sequence ATGCAGGTAACGACCACATTCAGGCACATGGAACAGAGCGATGCCCTCAAGTCCTATGCCGAGGAAAAGCTTGAGCGGGTGACAAAATATATCGACGAGCCGATCACCGCCCAGGTATTTTTCACGGTTGAAAAAAAGATCCGCCACATCGTGGAGATCGTCATAAATGCGAAGGGGGTCAGCACCAAGGCCTCCGAGGCAACCAACGACATGTACGCCGCCGTCGACGCCGTGATCGACAAGATGGAGCGTCAGCTCAAGCGCTACAAGGAAAAGATCAAGGACCACAAGCCCAATGGCGACGAGCGCGGGCGTCAGGTGACCAAGAAGGTGTTCCAGGCCGAGAGCATCGAGGGCGCCGGCGAACCGGTCGTCATCAAGGCCAAGACGGAGACGGCCAAGCCGATGTCGGTTGAGGAAGCGGTCATGCAGATGGACCTGCTTCACAAGGATTTCATTGTCTTCACCGACTCCAACAGCAGCGAGATCAGTGTCCTCTATCGTCGCAAAGACGGCAATTTCGGCCTGATCGAACCTCAGCAGGCGTAG
- a CDS encoding HPr family phosphocarrier protein, whose protein sequence is MLHQEFTIINKLGLHARASALFVKTASQFSSEIRLEKEGIEVNGKSIMGIMMLAASKGATVRLSVDGADEALALQTMGELIANGFGEE, encoded by the coding sequence ATGCTCCACCAGGAATTCACCATAATCAACAAGCTCGGCCTGCATGCCCGCGCTTCGGCGCTGTTCGTCAAGACGGCCAGCCAGTTTTCCTCCGAGATCCGCTTGGAAAAGGAAGGGATCGAGGTTAACGGCAAAAGCATCATGGGTATCATGATGCTGGCCGCCTCGAAGGGCGCAACGGTTCGCCTGAGCGTGGACGGCGCCGACGAGGCCCTGGCCCTGCAAACCATGGGAGAACTGATCGCCAATGGTTTCGGCGAAGAGTGA
- a CDS encoding SIS domain-containing protein, whose product MIIEKAKWVLRTEAEGLLAMAERIGSDFEDAVDLILSSKGRVVVSGMGKSGLVGQKIASTMASTGTPAFFLHPAEGIHGDLGMIMTGDVVIAISNSGETEEVLRILPVIKRLGARLISMSGNSASALARSSDVFLDVSVKEEACPLGLAPTASTTATLAMGDALAVALLVKRGFRAEDFAIFHPGGSLGKKLLLQVEDIMHGGEAIPLVSENVLMKDALFVITAKGLGVTGVTAEGGALRGVITDGDLRRALEKGYDILGKRAAEIMKLNPKRIMRHELAAAALQIMERCSITSLFVFDDEQTSVPCGIIHLHDILKAGIA is encoded by the coding sequence ATGATTATTGAAAAAGCCAAGTGGGTGTTGCGGACAGAAGCCGAAGGCCTGCTGGCTATGGCGGAGAGAATCGGCAGCGACTTTGAGGATGCGGTGGATCTGATATTGTCCAGCAAGGGGCGCGTAGTGGTCAGTGGCATGGGCAAGTCCGGATTGGTCGGCCAAAAGATCGCGTCCACCATGGCATCAACCGGTACACCGGCTTTTTTTCTCCATCCCGCCGAGGGAATCCATGGCGATCTGGGGATGATTATGACCGGAGATGTAGTCATCGCCATATCCAACAGCGGGGAAACCGAAGAGGTACTACGTATTCTGCCGGTTATCAAGAGGCTTGGCGCCCGTTTGATCTCCATGAGCGGCAATTCGGCTTCCGCCCTGGCGCGCAGCAGCGACGTTTTTCTGGACGTATCGGTGAAAGAAGAGGCCTGCCCGCTTGGGCTTGCCCCCACGGCATCCACCACCGCCACTTTGGCCATGGGAGACGCTCTGGCTGTAGCCCTTCTGGTTAAGCGGGGCTTTCGCGCCGAGGATTTCGCCATCTTTCATCCTGGCGGTTCGTTGGGCAAGAAGCTGCTTTTGCAGGTCGAGGATATCATGCACGGGGGGGAGGCGATACCGCTTGTTTCCGAGAATGTGCTGATGAAGGATGCCTTGTTCGTCATCACGGCCAAAGGGCTGGGGGTAACCGGTGTAACCGCGGAAGGGGGGGCATTGCGAGGGGTGATTACCGACGGCGATTTGCGCCGGGCTCTGGAAAAAGGCTACGATATCCTCGGCAAACGGGCTGCTGAAATCATGAAGCTGAACCCCAAGCGCATCATGCGCCACGAACTGGCCGCAGCCGCATTGCAGATCATGGAGCGTTGTTCAATCACCTCGTTGTTTGTCTTTGACGACGAGCAGACCAGTGTCCCCTGCGGCATCATACATCTGCACGACATCCTCAAGGCGGGTATTGCATAA
- the lptC gene encoding LPS export ABC transporter periplasmic protein LptC produces MAVLVTSAIIGIVAAITLKGSRQAAPPEPISRQLPQNIDMAIHDACFYEVREGTAVWKLVAKKAEYDKNGEMAYLSDIRMEFSKTPAAGSITVTAAKGAYSSRKQNVALRGKVHVVTTTGISFDTEAIDYVASRSQFRTSDEVMFRQQRLTLTARGMEFDVKSQKARFHKDIDARVAGSKSR; encoded by the coding sequence TTGGCTGTTCTTGTCACGTCGGCGATTATCGGCATTGTGGCCGCCATCACCCTGAAAGGCTCACGCCAGGCGGCCCCACCGGAGCCGATCTCACGGCAACTTCCCCAGAACATCGACATGGCCATACATGACGCATGCTTTTATGAGGTACGCGAGGGTACGGCTGTGTGGAAGCTGGTAGCCAAGAAGGCCGAGTACGACAAGAACGGTGAGATGGCGTATCTGTCCGATATCCGTATGGAGTTTTCCAAGACGCCTGCTGCCGGCTCCATTACGGTGACGGCGGCAAAAGGGGCCTATTCCAGCAGGAAACAGAATGTTGCCCTACGTGGCAAGGTGCATGTCGTAACGACTACCGGCATCAGTTTCGATACCGAGGCCATCGATTATGTGGCGTCGCGTTCCCAGTTCAGAACGTCGGACGAGGTGATGTTCCGGCAGCAGCGCCTGACGCTGACCGCACGAGGAATGGAATTTGACGTTAAGAGTCAGAAAGCTCGATTCCACAAGGATATTGATGCCCGCGTGGCAGGTTCGAAGAGTCGATAA
- the rapZ gene encoding RNase adapter RapZ, translating into MRIIVITGMSGSGKSTAVRALEDEGFYCIDNLPVRLFKPFVELIEKSGETSKGIVLVADIRGREFLKGYESAFQKIRNAGHKVEIFFFDALDETLIRRFSETRRRHPAAEHCSVSEGIRIERERLSGLRQMASRIIDTSEFNVHQLKDFVLRIVRGEEGSSPFVVEVQSFGFRYGIPMESSIVMDVRFLPNPFFVPEMKNLSGLDPEVRNYVLGLPETKTFIDAFFPLVTMLIPAYQREGKAYLTISIGCTGGRHRSVAVAEATVEYLRRSYPGVRITHRDIEKGQP; encoded by the coding sequence ATGCGGATCATCGTGATAACCGGCATGTCCGGGTCGGGAAAGTCCACGGCCGTCAGGGCTCTGGAGGATGAGGGCTTCTATTGCATCGACAACCTGCCGGTACGCCTCTTCAAACCTTTTGTCGAGCTGATCGAGAAGTCGGGCGAGACCTCCAAGGGCATCGTCCTGGTTGCCGATATCCGCGGGCGGGAATTCCTCAAAGGTTACGAAAGCGCTTTTCAGAAGATCCGCAATGCCGGTCACAAGGTGGAGATCTTTTTCTTCGACGCCCTTGACGAGACCCTGATCAGGCGTTTCTCCGAAACCCGCAGGCGCCACCCGGCCGCCGAGCACTGTTCGGTCAGCGAAGGGATCCGCATCGAGCGCGAACGGCTTTCCGGCCTGCGGCAAATGGCGTCCAGGATCATCGACACCTCCGAGTTCAACGTCCATCAACTCAAGGATTTCGTCCTGAGGATCGTCAGGGGCGAGGAGGGAAGCAGCCCGTTTGTGGTGGAGGTCCAGTCCTTCGGTTTCCGCTACGGCATCCCCATGGAGTCGAGCATTGTCATGGACGTGCGTTTTCTGCCCAACCCGTTCTTTGTCCCGGAGATGAAAAACCTGTCGGGGCTTGACCCGGAGGTGCGGAACTATGTCCTGGGCCTGCCGGAAACGAAGACCTTCATCGATGCATTTTTTCCGCTGGTAACTATGTTGATACCGGCGTATCAACGGGAGGGGAAGGCCTACCTGACCATCTCCATCGGATGTACGGGAGGGCGGCACCGTTCGGTCGCCGTCGCCGAAGCGACCGTGGAATACCTGCGGCGCAGTTATCCCGGCGTGCGCATTACTCACAGAGACATTGAAAAGGGACAACCATGA
- the lptB gene encoding LPS export ABC transporter ATP-binding protein — MPAHADPLRLWTRGLLKNYGGRQVVKGVDLSIQAGRVVGLLGPNGAGKTTTFYMVVGLARPDGGQVFLGDDDITALPMYQRARRGISYLPQEASVFRKLSVADNFLAILETVEPDRDSRKRRMEELLDEFGITHIAGAKGYALSGGERRRVEIARALITNPVFILLDEPFAGIDPIAVADIQQLIVSLKERNIGVLISDHNVRETLGVCDEAYILSGGEVLEFGSPDDIASSRRAREIYLGDDFRL; from the coding sequence ATGCCGGCACACGCTGATCCTCTCCGACTCTGGACCCGAGGCCTGCTCAAGAATTACGGCGGGCGGCAGGTGGTGAAGGGGGTTGACCTCTCCATCCAGGCGGGCAGGGTGGTTGGGTTGTTGGGGCCGAACGGCGCCGGCAAGACCACTACATTCTATATGGTGGTCGGGCTTGCCCGGCCCGACGGTGGGCAGGTCTTTCTGGGTGACGACGACATCACCGCGCTACCCATGTACCAACGGGCCAGGAGGGGCATCAGCTATCTTCCCCAGGAGGCGTCGGTCTTCCGGAAGCTCTCCGTGGCCGACAACTTTCTGGCGATATTGGAGACGGTCGAGCCGGACCGTGATAGTCGCAAGCGCCGCATGGAAGAACTTCTCGATGAATTCGGGATTACCCATATCGCCGGCGCCAAAGGGTATGCCCTCTCCGGTGGGGAACGCCGGCGGGTTGAGATCGCCAGGGCGTTGATCACGAATCCTGTTTTTATCCTGCTGGACGAACCCTTTGCCGGCATCGATCCCATTGCCGTGGCCGACATCCAGCAATTGATCGTATCTCTCAAGGAACGCAATATCGGCGTGCTTATCTCCGATCACAACGTGCGCGAAACCTTGGGGGTGTGTGATGAAGCCTATATCCTGAGCGGCGGCGAGGTGCTGGAATTCGGCTCTCCGGACGACATCGCATCCAGCCGCAGGGCCCGTGAGATCTACCTGGGGGACGATTTCCGCCTCTGA
- a CDS encoding HAD family hydrolase, protein MDERLKTIQLLLLDVDGVMTDGGIIYDGNGLETKVFNVKDGHGIKMLQRAGIEVGIITGRSSAVVTVRAQELGIELVYQGSLRKLESYEDVKLRTGLADSQIAYMGDDIIDVPVMRRVGFAAAPQDALSEAKKAAHYIAFCNGGRGAVREVCDLILKGRGVWGEVTARYELC, encoded by the coding sequence ATGGACGAACGGCTCAAAACGATCCAACTGCTGCTCCTTGATGTGGACGGCGTCATGACGGATGGTGGCATCATCTACGATGGCAACGGTCTCGAAACCAAGGTTTTCAACGTCAAGGACGGCCATGGCATCAAAATGCTGCAACGCGCCGGTATTGAGGTGGGTATCATCACCGGACGTTCCTCCGCCGTGGTAACGGTTCGCGCCCAGGAGTTAGGGATTGAACTGGTCTACCAGGGCTCTCTGAGAAAACTGGAAAGCTACGAAGATGTCAAGCTGAGGACCGGTCTTGCCGACAGTCAGATCGCATATATGGGGGATGACATCATTGATGTGCCGGTCATGCGGCGCGTTGGATTTGCGGCTGCTCCGCAGGATGCGCTTTCCGAAGCAAAGAAAGCTGCTCATTACATTGCGTTCTGTAACGGCGGGCGAGGGGCGGTGCGCGAGGTGTGTGATCTGATCCTCAAGGGGCGCGGCGTATGGGGCGAAGTAACGGCGCGTTATGAATTGTGCTGA